One Brassica oleracea var. oleracea cultivar TO1000 chromosome C7, BOL, whole genome shotgun sequence genomic window carries:
- the LOC106303087 gene encoding LOW QUALITY PROTEIN: protein PHLOEM PROTEIN 2-LIKE A6 (The sequence of the model RefSeq protein was modified relative to this genomic sequence to represent the inferred CDS: deleted 1 base in 1 codon): protein MCLTRYKISGLDSTAKKIKTWKQKTSASSILQRPVFYKVRARDVRRQTGEFGDNFWNLAKASSGYQIKKWKEALECISGKMGLSLRDERPEADFVKEIVKEVVRVIVTARVLKENETHSERKRRKDWKTINIANEFVVFPSRLLELPRGEQLRYSFASHLVDAFERHGINLFVDKYEQRGKDLENLFERIKESRIALAIFSTRYAESSWCMDELVKMKKLADKGKIQVIPIFYKVRARDVRRVRRQTGEFGDNFWSLAKASSGDQIKKWKEALECISGKMGLSLKDESSEADLVKEIVNKEVVRVVAAARLKEVETRFEKKRRNDCNCPCQLPVIKRIKTEKL from the exons ATGTGTTTGACAAGATATAAGATCTCTGGTCTTGATTCCACGGCAAAAAAGATAAAAACATGGAAGCAGAAGACAAGTGCTTCGTCCATCCTCCAACGTCCAGTCTTTTACAAGGTGAGAGCACGTGACGTGCGGAGACAGACGGGTGAGTTTGGTGATAACTTCTGGAACCTCGCAAAAGCTTCTAGTGGATATCAGATCAAGAAGTGGAAGGAAGCACTGGAATGTATCTCCGGCAAGATGGGTTTGTCCTTGAGAGACGAGAG GCCTGAAGCTGATTTTGTCAAGGAAATTGTTAAGGAGGTTGTGAGAGTTATAGTAACAGCTAGAGTACTCAAGGAAAACGAAACTCATTCTGAGAGAAAAAGGAGAAAGGATTGGAAGACCATCAACATCGCTA ATGAGTTTGTTGTTTT CCCATCACGTCTTCTTGAACTACCGAGGGGAGAGCAATTGCGTTACAGCTTTGCTAGTCATCTCGTTGATGCTTTTGAAAGGCATGGTATCAATCTTTTCGTAGACAAATACGAGCAGAGAGGCAAGGATCTCGAGAATCTCTTTGAAAGAATCAAAGAATCGAGGATCGCGCTTGCCATCTTCTCTACCAG GTACGCAGAGTCGAGCTGGTGTATGGATGAGTTGGTAAAGATGAAGAAACTAGCGGACAAAGGAAAGATCCAAGTCATTCCAATATTTTACAAGGTGAGAGCACGTGACGTGAGGAGAGTCAGGAGACAGACAGGTGAGTTTGGTGATAACTTCTGGAGCCTCGCGAAAGCTTCTAGTGGAGATCAGATCAAGAAATGGAAGGAAGCACTGGAGTGTATCTCTGGCAAGATGGGTTTGTCGTTGAAAGATGAGAG CTCTGAAGCTGATCTTGTCAAGGAAATTGTTAAT AAGGAGGTTGTGAGAGTTGTAGCAGCAGCTAGACTCAAGGAAGTAGAAACCCGTTTTGAGAAAAAAAGGAGAAATGATTGCAATTGCCCATGTCAGCTTCCCGTTATCAAGAGGATCAAAACCGAAAAGTTGTGA
- the LOC106304222 gene encoding probable WRKY transcription factor 3, with translation MADKEEQEVEHQQKQPSTLKSSTGAPSRPTISLPPRPFGEMFFSGGLGFSPGPMTLVSNLFSDPDELKTFSQLLAGAMASPAAAVAAAAVVATAHQTPVSSVGGSGGDVDPRFKQNRPTGLMIAQPPAMFTVPPGLSPATLLDSPSFFGLFSPIQGAFGMTHQQALAQVTAQAVQGNGVQIQSQSEYPSSTQQQETSSEPMSQLPALAQRDTVEVSVYEHRPSQPQNADKPADDGYNWRKYGQKQVKGSDFPRSYYKCTHPACPVKKKVERSQDGQVTEIIYKGQHSHEPPQNKTKRDNTGSSRSSDVATQFHTSNSGLNKNKRDQETSQVTTTTTEQMCDASDSEGTSVEPDPKRRNMEVRVTEPVTSTQRTVTEPRIIVQTTSEVDLLDDGFKWRKYGQKVVKGNPYPRSYYKCTTPGCGVRKHVERAASDPKAVVTTYEGKHNHDVPAARNSSHQLRPNNNLHNTTVDNMNQEQRVARV, from the exons ATGGCGGATAAGGAAGAGCAAGAGGTTGAACATCAACAAAAGCAACCTTCGACGTTAAAATCATCAACCGGAGCTCCATCACGGCCAACGATTTCACTACCTCCTCGACCCTTTGGAGAAATGTTTTTCAGCGGTGGCCTTGGATTCAGTCCTGGTCCTATGACCCTCGTCTCCAATCTCTTCTCCGATCCTGATGAGCTCAAAACCTTCTCTCAGCTTCTTGCCGGAGCCATGGCTTCCCCGGCGGCTGCTGTTGCTGCCGCCGCTGTCGTCGCTACTGCTCATCAGACCCCAGTGAGTTCCGTCGGTGGAAGCGGCGGTGATGTTGACCCGAGGTTTAAACAAAACAGACCAACGGGATTGATGATTGCACAGCCGCCGGCGATGTTCACCGTGCCGCCGGGATTAAGTCCGGCGACGCTTCTTGATTCGCCGAGCTTCTTTGGTCTTTTTTCACCCATTCAG GGAGCATTTGGTATGACACACCAACAAGCTTTAGCACAAGTCACTGCACAAGCAGTTCAAGGCAATGGTGTCCAAATCCAATCACAATCCGAATATCCTTCCTCTACACAACAACAAGAGACTTCTTCTGAACCTATGTCCCAGCTTCCCGCCCTGGCTCAGAGAGATACCGTGGAAGTATCAGTCTATGAGCATCGGCCATCACAGCCTCAAAACGCTGATAAACCAGCTGACGATGGATACAACTGGAGAAAATACGGACAGAAGCAAGTCAAAGGCAGCGATTTTCCTCGGAGCTATTACAAATGCACGCATCCCGCGTGTCCTGTCAAGAAGAAAGTGGAGAGATCTCAGGATGGGCAAGTGACTGAAATCATCTACAAGGGCCAGCACAGTCACGAGCCTCCACAAAACAAGACTAAGAGAGACAATACCGGGAGTTCTAGAAGTTCTGATGTTGCAACTCAGTTTCATACCAGTAATAGTGGTCTCAACAAGAATAAGAGAGACCAGGAAACAAGCCAGGTTACTACTACAACAACAGAGCAGATGTGTGACGCAAGTGATAGCGAAGGAACTAGTGTGGAGCCTGATCCCAAGAGAAG GAATATGGAAGTGCGGGTTACAGAACCAGTTACTTCAACGCAAAGAACAGTGACAGAGCCTAGAATTATAGTCCAGACAACGAGTGAAGTTGATCTCTTAGATGATGGATTCAAATGGCGCAAGTATGGTCAGAAAGTAGTCAAAGGAAACCCTTATCCTAG GAGCTACTATAAGTGTACCACACCGGGGTGTGGAGTGAGGAAACATGTAGAGAGAGCAGCAAGCGATCCTAAAGCTGTAGTGACAACATATGAAGGGAAACATAACCATGACGTTCCAGCTGCTAGAAATAGCAGCCATCAGTTAAGACCAAACAACAATCTACACAACACCACGGTGGATAACATGAATCAAGAACAGCGTGTTGCGCGCGTCTGA